One Deinococcus reticulitermitis genomic region harbors:
- the ppsA gene encoding pyruvate, water dikinase — translation MNTDMIRWFQTLKMGDVEIVGGKNASIGEMIQGLAGAGVRVPGGFATTADAFRAFLTHNRIEEKINARLEALDVNDVVALAAAGREIRGWVEQGELPAQLEQAIRDGYAQLAQESGGLDPDVAVRSSATAEDLPEASFAGQQETFLNVRGADEVLRHVRLVFASLYNDRAISYRVHHNFEHSDVALSAGVQRMVRTDLGVSGVAFTLDTESGYRDAVLVTSSYGLGETVVQGAVNPDEFFVYKPALEQGKRAVLRRTLGSKQKKMIYAAGGGVQTVDVEDAERAAFSLSDEDLTELARQCVTIEKHYGRPMDIEWGKDGRDGQIYILQARPETVQSRAGRTLERFELQGQGEVLVEGRAVGNRIGAGTVRVVRDVSQMEQVQDGDVLVADMTDPDWEPVMKRASAIVTNRGGRTCHAAIIARELGIPAVVGTGSATRELKSGQAVTVSCAEGDTGYVYEGELDFRIDRVELDAMPEVGMKIMMNVASPDRAFSFAALPNDGVGLARVEFICSNVIGIHPRALLDYPNVPEDVKAQIEEKTAGYSSPRDFFRDKLAEGVASIAAAFAPKPVIVRLSDFKSNEYAHLIGGREYEPTEENPMIGFRGASRYRSDDFRAAFALECGAMKVVRDDMGLTNVQLMIPFVRTVDEGRRILDILRENGLVQGENGLKVIMMCEVPSNALLAEQFLDLFDGFSIGSNDLTQLTLALDRDSGLVADMFDEQNEAVLALMDMAIKAAKAKGKYVGICGQGPSDHPALAQWLMERGIDSVSLNPDSVLSTWLHLAGERA, via the coding sequence ATGAACACGGACATGATTCGCTGGTTCCAGACACTAAAGATGGGTGACGTGGAGATTGTGGGCGGTAAGAACGCCTCCATCGGTGAGATGATCCAGGGCCTCGCGGGCGCAGGGGTGCGGGTGCCCGGGGGTTTTGCCACCACCGCCGACGCCTTCCGCGCCTTTCTGACGCACAACCGCATCGAGGAGAAGATCAATGCCCGGCTCGAAGCCCTCGACGTGAATGACGTTGTGGCGCTCGCTGCCGCCGGACGCGAGATTCGCGGTTGGGTAGAACAGGGAGAGCTGCCTGCCCAGCTAGAGCAGGCCATCCGCGACGGCTATGCCCAGCTTGCCCAGGAGTCGGGCGGCCTGGACCCTGACGTGGCCGTGAGGTCCAGCGCGACGGCGGAGGACCTGCCCGAAGCGAGCTTCGCGGGGCAGCAGGAGACCTTCCTCAACGTGCGCGGCGCGGACGAGGTGCTGCGGCACGTGCGGCTGGTCTTCGCCAGCCTGTACAACGACCGGGCGATCTCGTACCGGGTCCACCACAACTTCGAGCATTCCGACGTAGCCCTCTCGGCGGGCGTGCAGCGCATGGTCCGCACCGACCTCGGGGTGTCGGGGGTGGCCTTTACCTTGGACACCGAGAGCGGCTACCGGGACGCGGTGCTGGTGACCTCCTCCTACGGCCTGGGCGAGACGGTGGTGCAGGGAGCGGTCAACCCCGACGAATTTTTCGTCTACAAACCCGCGCTGGAACAGGGCAAACGCGCCGTGCTGCGCCGCACCCTCGGAAGCAAGCAGAAGAAGATGATCTACGCGGCGGGCGGCGGCGTGCAGACGGTGGACGTGGAGGACGCCGAGCGTGCGGCCTTCTCGCTGAGCGACGAGGACCTGACCGAACTCGCGCGGCAGTGCGTGACCATCGAAAAGCACTACGGGCGCCCGATGGACATTGAGTGGGGCAAAGACGGGCGCGACGGACAGATCTACATCCTCCAGGCCCGGCCCGAAACCGTCCAGAGCCGTGCCGGGCGCACCCTTGAACGCTTTGAGCTTCAGGGTCAGGGCGAGGTCCTCGTGGAGGGCCGGGCGGTCGGCAACCGCATCGGTGCAGGCACTGTGCGGGTCGTCCGGGACGTATCACAAATGGAGCAGGTGCAGGACGGCGACGTGCTCGTCGCCGACATGACCGACCCCGACTGGGAACCCGTCATGAAGCGGGCCTCGGCCATCGTGACCAACCGGGGCGGGCGCACCTGCCACGCGGCGATCATCGCCCGCGAGCTCGGCATTCCGGCGGTGGTGGGCACCGGGAGCGCCACCCGCGAACTGAAAAGCGGGCAGGCCGTGACGGTGAGCTGCGCGGAGGGCGACACCGGGTACGTGTATGAGGGCGAACTCGACTTCCGCATCGACCGGGTGGAACTCGACGCGATGCCCGAAGTCGGCATGAAGATCATGATGAACGTCGCCTCGCCGGACCGCGCTTTCTCCTTCGCCGCGCTGCCGAACGACGGGGTGGGCCTCGCCCGCGTGGAGTTCATCTGCTCCAACGTGATCGGCATCCACCCCCGCGCGCTGCTGGATTATCCCAACGTGCCCGAGGACGTGAAGGCCCAGATTGAGGAGAAGACCGCCGGGTATTCCAGCCCGCGCGACTTCTTCCGCGACAAGCTCGCCGAAGGGGTGGCGAGCATCGCGGCGGCCTTCGCGCCCAAGCCGGTGATCGTGCGCCTGAGCGACTTCAAGAGCAACGAATACGCCCACCTGATCGGCGGCAGGGAGTACGAGCCCACCGAGGAAAACCCGATGATCGGCTTCCGGGGGGCGTCGCGCTACCGCTCGGACGATTTCCGCGCCGCTTTCGCCCTCGAATGCGGGGCGATGAAAGTCGTGCGCGACGACATGGGCCTGACCAACGTGCAGCTCATGATTCCCTTCGTCCGCACGGTGGACGAGGGCCGGCGCATCCTCGACATCCTGCGTGAGAACGGCCTCGTGCAGGGCGAGAACGGCCTCAAGGTCATCATGATGTGCGAGGTGCCGAGCAACGCCCTGCTCGCCGAGCAGTTCCTCGACCTCTTCGACGGCTTTTCCATCGGGTCCAACGACCTGACGCAGCTCACACTCGCGCTCGACCGCGACTCGGGCCTCGTCGCCGACATGTTCGACGAGCAGAACGAGGCGGTGCTCGCGCTAATGGACATGGCGATCAAAGCGGCGAAGGCCAAAGGCAAATACGTCGGCATCTGCGGCCAGGGACCGAGCGACCACCCCGCGCTCGCCCAGTGGCTGATGGAGCGCGGCATCGACTCGGTGAGCCTGAACCCGGATTCGGTGCTGAGCACCTGGCTGCATCTGGCGGGCGAGCGGGCGTAG
- a CDS encoding alpha/beta hydrolase family protein: MKTSLQMLALLGLLTQSAQAQASLPTNALGGAQAAPSPAAPTARALTLTFGETKSGAELLLPASPRPAPLVLLIQGTGPEDRDGRYVAGGQIVPGSLGALAQSLARQGFAVMRFDKRYAAATFAPATAPAAFQNYAKLTLKDLLSDARTALNVAKAQPGVDGSRVFVYGWSEGSVIAAALAPEAGARGLIVQGPVVDSFAATFAEQFATVGLKYLQPYAKGGEIDLAGVLAAFSGSGSPLAKMQASLLFSLDSTPQQPKLSTVLDTDRNGKIDLEREALPTMRALYPQVLSQSPLYTGAGTLPTLATLAPQLKLPVLILQGENDGNIAASFARQLDAALTKAGSRAHTLKLYPGLGHSLGRAPNITQDTFAPMEAAPMNDMAAWMRAVLGR, encoded by the coding sequence ATGAAAACGTCCCTTCAGATGCTCGCCCTGCTCGGCCTTCTGACCCAGAGCGCGCAGGCCCAAGCTTCCCTGCCTACCAATGCGCTCGGTGGGGCGCAGGCCGCGCCCAGCCCGGCGGCTCCCACGGCCCGCGCGCTGACGCTGACTTTCGGGGAGACGAAAAGCGGCGCCGAGCTGCTGCTGCCGGCTTCCCCCCGCCCGGCGCCACTCGTGCTGCTGATTCAGGGCACCGGTCCCGAGGACCGCGACGGGCGCTACGTCGCTGGGGGGCAGATCGTGCCCGGTTCGCTCGGGGCGCTGGCGCAATCGCTCGCCCGGCAAGGCTTCGCGGTGATGCGCTTCGACAAGCGCTACGCCGCCGCCACGTTCGCTCCAGCGACGGCGCCGGCAGCCTTTCAGAACTACGCCAAACTCACCCTGAAAGACCTGCTCAGCGACGCGCGCACCGCCCTGAACGTCGCCAAAGCTCAACCGGGCGTGGACGGCAGCCGCGTCTTCGTCTACGGCTGGAGCGAGGGCAGCGTGATCGCCGCCGCGCTCGCGCCGGAGGCCGGGGCACGCGGGCTGATCGTACAGGGGCCGGTGGTGGATTCCTTCGCGGCCACCTTCGCCGAGCAGTTCGCCACCGTGGGGCTGAAGTACCTCCAGCCTTACGCCAAGGGAGGCGAGATCGACCTCGCGGGTGTGCTCGCTGCGTTCAGTGGTTCCGGCAGCCCGCTGGCGAAGATGCAGGCGAGCCTGCTGTTCTCGCTCGACAGCACGCCGCAGCAGCCGAAGCTGAGCACGGTGCTCGATACCGACCGCAACGGCAAAATCGATCTGGAGCGCGAGGCCCTGCCGACCATGCGCGCCCTTTACCCGCAGGTGCTCTCGCAAAGCCCGCTCTATACCGGCGCCGGCACGCTCCCCACCCTCGCCACGCTCGCGCCGCAACTCAAACTCCCCGTCCTGATCTTGCAGGGCGAGAACGACGGCAACATCGCGGCCAGCTTTGCCCGGCAGCTCGACGCGGCGCTGACGAAAGCCGGCTCCAGGGCGCACACCCTCAAGCTCTACCCCGGCCTCGGCCACAGCCTGGGCCGCGCGCCGAACATCACGCAAGACACCTTCGCCCCGATGGAAGCGGCTCCGATGAACGATATGGCGGCCTGGATGCGGGCGGTGCTGGGACGGTAG